Proteins co-encoded in one Dysgonomonadaceae bacterium PH5-43 genomic window:
- a CDS encoding 23S rRNA (uracil1939-C5)-methyltransferase (product_source=KO:K03215; cath_funfam=2.40.50.140,3.40.50.150; cog=COG2265; ko=KO:K03215; pfam=PF01938,PF05958; superfamily=50249,53335; tigrfam=TIGR00479), with the protein MSRKQKKPSLILENIEITGIASEGKAIARYEDRIVFIPFAVPGDVVDAQVTRKKSAFMEARVVKVHKYSEVRTEAFCEHYGICGGCKWQILPYQEQIRYKQQQVIDNLQRIGKIELPEISPILGSNKTEFYRNKLEYTFSNRRWRTYDEINTEKEFDNPEALGFHIPGMFDKVLDIKKCWLQEEPSNSIRLAIREYCIANNYPFFDLRSQEGLMRNIIIRTSSTGEVMLIVVFFDDDKEKQEALLSFVADKFPQITSLLYIINQKANDTITDQEVIVYKGRDYIYEEMEGLKFKIGPKSFYQTNSEQAYNLYKVARDFAGLTGNELVYDLYTGTGTIANFIARMSKQVIGIEYVPEAIEDAKVNSDINNIENTLFFAGDMKNVLNNDFITEYGRPDVIITDPPRAGMHDDVINTILFAEPKKIVYVSCNPATQARDLSLMDEKYKVTKVQPVDMFPHTHHVENVVLLERR; encoded by the coding sequence ATGTCGAGGAAGCAAAAGAAGCCTTCGCTTATTTTAGAAAATATTGAAATTACAGGAATAGCTTCGGAAGGAAAAGCTATTGCCAGATACGAAGATAGAATAGTGTTTATACCTTTTGCCGTTCCCGGTGATGTTGTAGATGCTCAGGTTACACGCAAAAAGAGTGCCTTTATGGAAGCTCGCGTAGTTAAAGTTCATAAGTATTCGGAGGTTCGAACAGAAGCTTTTTGTGAACATTACGGAATATGTGGTGGCTGTAAATGGCAGATACTCCCTTATCAAGAACAAATACGTTACAAGCAACAACAAGTAATTGATAATCTTCAACGTATTGGTAAAATAGAATTGCCAGAAATATCTCCCATATTGGGTTCAAACAAAACAGAGTTTTATAGAAACAAACTTGAATATACTTTCTCTAATCGTCGTTGGAGAACTTACGACGAAATTAATACAGAGAAAGAGTTCGACAATCCAGAGGCTTTGGGTTTTCATATTCCCGGAATGTTTGATAAAGTATTGGATATAAAGAAGTGTTGGTTGCAAGAAGAGCCATCGAACTCTATTCGTTTGGCTATTAGAGAATACTGTATTGCTAATAACTATCCTTTCTTTGATTTAAGAAGTCAAGAAGGACTTATGCGTAACATTATTATACGCACATCTTCAACGGGCGAAGTTATGCTTATTGTTGTTTTCTTTGATGATGATAAGGAAAAACAAGAGGCTTTACTTTCTTTTGTAGCAGATAAATTCCCTCAGATAACATCACTCCTTTATATTATAAATCAAAAAGCTAATGATACAATAACCGATCAAGAGGTTATTGTGTATAAAGGCAGAGATTATATTTATGAAGAGATGGAAGGACTAAAGTTTAAGATTGGTCCTAAATCTTTTTATCAAACAAATAGCGAACAGGCATATAACTTATACAAGGTAGCTCGCGACTTTGCAGGACTTACAGGCAATGAGTTAGTGTACGACTTATATACAGGCACTGGCACTATAGCCAACTTTATTGCTCGTATGTCGAAACAAGTAATAGGTATAGAGTATGTTCCAGAGGCGATAGAAGATGCTAAAGTGAACTCCGATATTAACAATATAGAGAATACTTTGTTCTTTGCCGGAGATATGAAGAATGTGCTTAACAACGACTTCATAACAGAATACGGACGACCAGATGTTATAATTACTGACCCTCCAAGGGCAGGAATGCACGATGATGTTATAAATACTATTTTATTTGCCGAACCAAAGAAGATAGTTTATGTAAGTTGCAACCCAGCTACACAAGCCAGAGACTTAAGTCTTATGGACGAAAAATATAAGGTAACTAAAGTTCAACCTGTAGATATGTTCCCTCATACACATCACGTAGAGAATGTTGTGTTGTTAGAAAGAAGGTAG
- a CDS encoding beta-galactosidase (product_source=KO:K01190; cath_funfam=2.60.120.260,2.60.40.10,2.70.98.10,3.20.20.80; cog=COG3250; ko=KO:K01190; pfam=PF00703,PF02836,PF02837,PF02929,PF16353; smart=SM01038; superfamily=49303,49785,51445,74650) — MRNLFLITFLLVAIASYSQTNFWEDPTIVDENKEPARAHFTNCASALELKQASSRVKSLNGTWKFLFAENVEKRLVKFYDTNLNDSEWGDIQVPGSWETQGYGIPVYTNVNYIFPANPPYVDNNDLPIGTYRTKFTVPASFKDKEVFLYFGSISGAATFYLNGKRLGYSKAAKTPVEFDITSYVTEGENVLAIQIFKWSDASYLEDQDFWRLGGIERDVKLISRPNVSIEDFFVNGDLDKNYKNGKLTVDVTLRNFNKDESDANTIKVNLRDDNNKIILSKTLKVNSIPAESTKTFSFTANVNNPKKWSAEYPNLYTLEIELQDKAGNSMEWADCKTGFRKVEMKNNQLLFNGQPIIIRGVNLHEHHEKYGHYVDVETIIKDLTLMKQYNINAIRTSHYPQSPEFYQLCDEYGFYVVDEVNIEAHGLDWYDMSKHPSNIEEWKGQHLDRTIRMFERDKNFPCIVNWSLGNESRFGKNYEHTYNWLKENDKANRPVQCERAGENNFTDIVCPMYRSIGGIENYAKKEDAHRPLILCEYAHAMGNSTGNFQEYWDVIMKYSLLQGGFIWDWVDQGLVQYDNVGRKYWAYGGDLGGDKWTHDMNFCANGLISADRTIHPGINEVKKVYQPIWFEAVEKTEKYTKIKIKNYNLFTNLSEYNFAYELYNNGVLETSGELKVKGEPLKETIVTVNHPNKHQLAEMYIVVKATTKKATNLLPAGHLVAAEQILREGSDNIWGQKAENKGETVKIDKTDKEVVFEKGDIKGKISLTSGELTEYSYKGRRLITRAPAPYFWRAPLDNDFGQNLQVRSNIWRNAGAERTTTSVNVEDKGNETLVTINQKLKYLDIPYTYTYLIRQDGSVEVSGTMNMTGKERPELLRFGMRLQIPNSFENVTYYGRGPWENYNDRNTSAFVGLYTCKVEDLKYDYIRPQENGYRTDVGYVRFADERGFGVEFERSEQNTICFNARHNSDEDFDPGFTKKQQHITDVHKKNIITVNIDLKQMGVGGNDSWGARPLDKYRLLDNVYTYSYIIRPIVPKD; from the coding sequence ATGAGAAATCTTTTTTTGATCACATTCTTATTAGTTGCGATAGCAAGTTATTCGCAGACTAACTTTTGGGAAGACCCCACTATTGTAGATGAAAACAAAGAACCAGCAAGAGCTCACTTTACTAATTGCGCTTCAGCGTTAGAGTTAAAGCAAGCATCTTCACGTGTAAAGAGTCTTAATGGAACTTGGAAATTCCTTTTTGCAGAGAATGTAGAAAAAAGACTTGTTAAGTTTTATGATACCAATCTAAATGATTCAGAGTGGGGAGACATTCAAGTGCCAGGTAGTTGGGAAACTCAAGGATATGGCATTCCTGTTTATACTAATGTTAATTATATATTTCCTGCAAATCCTCCTTATGTAGATAATAATGATTTACCAATAGGAACTTATCGTACTAAATTTACGGTTCCTGCATCTTTCAAAGATAAAGAAGTGTTTCTATACTTTGGTTCTATATCTGGTGCTGCAACTTTTTATTTAAACGGAAAACGTTTAGGTTACTCAAAGGCGGCAAAAACACCAGTAGAGTTTGATATTACTTCTTATGTAACAGAAGGCGAAAACGTTTTAGCAATTCAGATATTCAAATGGAGCGATGCTTCTTATCTTGAAGATCAAGACTTTTGGCGTCTTGGAGGTATAGAAAGAGATGTAAAACTTATTTCTCGTCCTAATGTATCTATAGAAGATTTCTTTGTTAATGGAGATTTAGATAAGAATTATAAGAATGGTAAGTTAACCGTTGATGTAACTCTTCGTAACTTCAATAAAGATGAAAGCGATGCAAATACTATAAAGGTTAATCTTCGCGATGATAATAATAAGATTATTCTATCTAAAACATTAAAAGTAAATTCAATTCCAGCAGAAAGTACTAAAACTTTCTCTTTTACAGCTAATGTAAATAACCCTAAGAAGTGGAGTGCAGAATATCCTAATCTTTATACTTTAGAAATAGAATTACAAGACAAAGCAGGTAATTCAATGGAGTGGGCTGATTGTAAAACTGGTTTTAGAAAAGTAGAAATGAAAAACAATCAACTATTGTTTAACGGACAACCAATTATAATAAGAGGAGTTAATTTGCACGAACACCACGAGAAGTATGGTCATTATGTAGATGTTGAAACAATTATAAAAGACCTTACGCTAATGAAACAATATAACATTAATGCTATTCGTACAAGTCATTACCCACAGTCGCCAGAGTTTTATCAGTTGTGTGATGAGTATGGCTTTTATGTTGTAGACGAAGTGAATATAGAAGCTCACGGTTTAGATTGGTATGATATGAGCAAGCACCCATCAAACATCGAGGAGTGGAAAGGTCAACATCTTGACAGAACAATACGTATGTTTGAGAGAGATAAAAATTTCCCATGTATTGTTAATTGGTCTCTTGGTAACGAAAGCCGATTTGGTAAAAACTATGAACATACTTATAACTGGTTGAAAGAAAATGATAAGGCAAATCGTCCTGTACAATGTGAGCGTGCAGGCGAAAACAACTTTACAGATATTGTTTGTCCTATGTATCGCTCTATAGGTGGTATAGAGAATTATGCTAAAAAAGAAGATGCTCATCGTCCGTTAATACTTTGCGAATATGCTCACGCTATGGGTAATAGCACAGGTAACTTTCAGGAGTATTGGGACGTGATAATGAAATATTCTTTACTGCAAGGAGGTTTTATCTGGGATTGGGTAGACCAAGGTTTGGTTCAGTACGATAATGTTGGTAGAAAGTATTGGGCTTACGGAGGAGATTTAGGAGGAGACAAATGGACTCACGATATGAACTTTTGTGCTAACGGACTTATTAGTGCCGACAGAACAATTCACCCAGGCATCAATGAGGTAAAGAAAGTTTATCAGCCTATATGGTTCGAGGCGGTAGAGAAAACAGAAAAATATACTAAGATTAAAATAAAGAATTACAATCTGTTTACTAATCTAAGCGAATACAACTTTGCTTACGAACTGTATAACAATGGAGTGTTAGAAACATCGGGAGAGTTGAAAGTAAAAGGAGAACCTTTGAAAGAAACTATTGTAACTGTTAATCACCCCAATAAACATCAGTTGGCGGAAATGTATATCGTAGTAAAAGCAACAACTAAAAAGGCTACAAATCTTTTGCCAGCAGGACATTTAGTTGCTGCCGAACAGATACTAAGAGAAGGAAGTGATAATATTTGGGGACAAAAGGCTGAGAATAAAGGTGAAACTGTAAAAATAGATAAAACAGATAAAGAAGTCGTTTTTGAAAAGGGAGATATAAAAGGAAAAATATCTCTTACTTCTGGAGAGTTAACAGAATACTCTTACAAAGGACGAAGATTAATTACTCGAGCTCCTGCTCCTTACTTCTGGAGGGCTCCATTAGATAACGACTTCGGACAAAACTTACAAGTTCGTTCTAATATTTGGCGTAATGCTGGAGCTGAAAGAACAACAACAAGTGTAAATGTTGAAGATAAAGGTAATGAAACTCTTGTTACGATTAATCAAAAATTAAAATATTTGGATATACCTTATACTTATACATATTTAATAAGACAAGACGGTTCGGTAGAAGTGTCGGGAACTATGAATATGACAGGCAAAGAGCGTCCAGAACTACTTCGCTTTGGAATGCGACTTCAAATACCAAACTCTTTCGAGAATGTTACTTACTATGGACGTGGACCTTGGGAAAACTATAACGACAGAAACACATCGGCGTTTGTTGGTTTGTATACTTGTAAGGTAGAAGACTTGAAGTATGATTATATTCGTCCACAAGAAAACGGTTATCGTACAGACGTTGGTTATGTTAGATTTGCCGACGAAAGAGGTTTTGGTGTGGAGTTTGAAAGAAGCGAACAGAATACTATTTGCTTTAATGCTCGTCATAATTCAGACGAAGACTTCGACCCTGGTTTTACAAAGAAACAACAACATATAACAGACGTGCATAAAAAGAATATCATTACAGTAAACATCGACCTTAAACAAATGGGAGTCGGAGGTAATGATAGCTGGGGAGCTCGTCCGTTAGACAAATATCGTTTATTAGACAACGTATATACTTATTCGTATATAATACGTCCTATTGTACCTAAAGATTAA
- a CDS encoding CDP-diacylglycerol--serine O-phosphatidyltransferase (product_source=KO:K17103; cog=COG1183; ko=KO:K17103; pfam=PF01066; superfamily=81442; tigrfam=TIGR00473; transmembrane_helix_parts=Outside_1_3,TMhelix_4_26,Inside_27_30,TMhelix_31_50,Outside_51_64,TMhelix_65_84,Inside_85_90,TMhelix_91_109,Outside_110_123,TMhelix_124_146,Inside_147_152,TMhelix_153_175,Outside_176_189,TMhelix_190_224,Inside_225_235) produces the protein MKNVPNIITCLNLFAGCMACVMALRFDNYTGAFVFIILASVFDFLDGFAARLLKAYSKLGAELDSLADVVSFGLAPGCVMYSYLNTLSTQVNLPELPFLAFLIPIFSALRLAKFNIDTRQTDSFLGLPVPANGIFWASFAPAVLGCSQQNPVLWIILMLILILVFCLLMVSEIPMFSLKFKSFKWKGNEWPFLLLLFSLIIIVVSSMLNQLFLGISSIIVLFISMSLIKNTISKS, from the coding sequence ATGAAAAATGTCCCGAATATTATTACTTGCCTAAACTTATTTGCAGGTTGTATGGCTTGTGTTATGGCTCTAAGGTTTGATAATTATACCGGAGCCTTTGTTTTTATTATATTAGCGTCAGTGTTTGACTTCTTAGATGGTTTTGCGGCGCGACTGCTTAAAGCCTATTCTAAGTTGGGAGCAGAACTTGATTCGCTTGCCGATGTTGTTAGTTTCGGATTAGCTCCTGGTTGTGTTATGTATTCTTATTTAAATACATTATCAACGCAAGTTAACCTGCCAGAATTACCATTCTTGGCATTTCTTATTCCTATATTTTCAGCACTACGTTTGGCAAAGTTTAATATTGATACTCGACAAACAGATTCCTTTCTTGGTTTGCCAGTTCCTGCTAACGGAATATTTTGGGCATCATTTGCTCCTGCTGTATTAGGTTGCAGTCAGCAAAATCCTGTATTGTGGATAATTTTAATGCTAATTTTAATATTAGTTTTTTGTTTGTTGATGGTTTCCGAAATTCCAATGTTTTCGTTGAAATTCAAAAGCTTTAAGTGGAAAGGAAATGAATGGCCATTCTTGCTGTTATTGTTTTCACTTATAATTATTGTTGTTTCGTCAATGTTAAATCAATTATTTTTAGGTATAAGTTCTATAATAGTATTGTTTATATCTATGTCTTTAATCAAAAACACAATATCTAAATCATGA
- a CDS encoding phosphatidylserine decarboxylase (product_source=KO:K01613; cath_funfam=2.40.50.100,3.10.100.10; cog=COG0688; ko=KO:K01613; pfam=PF02666; tigrfam=TIGR00164; transmembrane_helix_parts=Inside_1_6,TMhelix_7_29,Outside_30_32,TMhelix_33_55,Inside_56_219) translates to MRIHKEGHKIILINLLVILLINAAVFCFLPCSILSYIVLAISIVVFCVILNFFKSPHCVFNDDKKDVVIAPADGRIVVIEEVFEPDYFQDKRLQVSVFMSVFNVHVNWIPVDGKVVHYSYQEGRYMAAYLPKSSSENERSTVVIRRENGDEILVRQIAGAMAKRIVTYAEEGQDCHINQQLGFIKFGSRVDLFLPLDADIKVDMEQKVYGNQTIIAKLK, encoded by the coding sequence ATGCGAATACACAAAGAAGGCCATAAAATAATACTCATCAATCTATTAGTAATACTGTTGATAAATGCAGCAGTGTTTTGTTTTTTACCTTGTTCTATTTTATCTTACATAGTATTAGCTATCTCGATTGTAGTGTTTTGTGTAATTCTTAATTTCTTTAAGAGTCCTCACTGTGTGTTTAACGATGATAAAAAAGATGTAGTGATTGCTCCTGCTGATGGTAGAATCGTGGTAATTGAAGAAGTCTTTGAGCCTGATTATTTCCAAGACAAAAGATTGCAGGTGTCGGTGTTTATGAGTGTTTTCAATGTGCATGTAAATTGGATACCAGTAGACGGTAAGGTTGTTCATTATTCTTATCAAGAGGGTAGGTATATGGCAGCTTATCTTCCTAAGTCGAGTTCGGAGAATGAGCGTTCAACTGTAGTTATACGAAGAGAGAATGGAGATGAAATTCTTGTTAGACAAATTGCAGGAGCTATGGCTAAGAGAATTGTTACCTATGCCGAAGAAGGTCAAGACTGTCATATAAACCAGCAGTTAGGATTTATCAAGTTCGGTTCTCGTGTTGATTTGTTTTTACCTCTTGATGCCGATATAAAAGTAGATATGGAACAGAAGGTTTACGGTAATCAAACAATAATAGCAAAACTTAAATAG
- a CDS encoding translation initiation factor 1 (product_source=KO:K03113; cath_funfam=3.30.780.10; cog=COG0023; ko=KO:K03113; pfam=PF01253; superfamily=55159; tigrfam=TIGR01158) codes for MKKNDWKERLNIVYSTNPDFNYEHDSEEEQETLNKDKQNLRIQLDKRNRGGKQVTLITGFVGTDEDMQALSKMLKTKCGVGGSAKDGEIIVQGDFRNKVLEILQKEGYVKARVIS; via the coding sequence ATGAAAAAGAATGATTGGAAAGAGCGTTTGAATATTGTTTATTCTACTAATCCTGACTTTAATTACGAACACGATAGTGAAGAAGAACAGGAAACACTAAACAAAGACAAACAGAATTTACGAATACAATTAGATAAACGTAATAGAGGAGGAAAACAAGTTACTTTAATCACAGGTTTTGTAGGAACGGACGAAGATATGCAAGCCTTGTCTAAAATGCTTAAAACAAAGTGTGGAGTAGGTGGATCAGCTAAAGACGGTGAAATAATTGTTCAAGGCGATTTCCGAAACAAAGTACTTGAGATATTACAGAAGGAAGGATATGTCAAAGCAAGGGTTATTTCCTAA
- a CDS encoding NAD+ synthase (glutamine-hydrolyzing) (product_source=KO:K01950; cath_funfam=3.40.50.620,3.60.110.10; cog=COG0171,COG0388; ko=KO:K01950; pfam=PF00795,PF02540; superfamily=52402,56317; tigrfam=TIGR00552), with product MVDYGFYRVASAIPEVKVGDCSFNVERIKELVCEASNQNVGIVCFPELSLTGYSCGDLFLQHNLIEETQKVLKYLLNETKALETIFIVGAPVLVNSKLYNCAIICAKGEVLGIVPKKHLPNYSEFYEKRWFQSYDSDENTSIYYLGSKVFFGNHLLFGSVETEKLFAVEVCEDLWATIPPSSNHSLAGAKLIFNLSASNELAGKQQYTKSLLAQQSSRCLSAYVYASAGFGESTTDTVFAGNGYVYENGKLLAESKRFEIESQLVVSEIDWDLIASERLKNTSFATQPMSFVEVEGRQIVSVCLSNKTAKDKSLIRKINPTPFIPSADDYKERCEEIFSIQVMGLVKRIKHINCKSLIIGVSGGLDSTLALLVCAKAVDKLGLPRTMICGVTMPGFGTSDRTYSNAIDLMKSLGISTKEIDITAACMLHFKDIEHDPNVHDVTYENTQARERTQILMDLSNKLNGIVVGTGDLSELALGWATYNGDHISMYGVNAGVPKTLVRHLVKWIADNRVDEASRNTLNDIIDTPISPELLPVNKTKEIAQKTEDLVGPYELHDFFLYYMLRYGFKPEKIFFLAKQAFEGVYTEEVVKKWIKVFYSRFFSQQFKRNCMPDGPKVGSVNLSPRGDWRMPSDASVSDWLNKIS from the coding sequence ATGGTAGACTATGGGTTTTACAGAGTTGCATCAGCTATACCAGAGGTAAAAGTTGGAGATTGCAGTTTTAATGTTGAGAGGATTAAAGAGCTTGTATGTGAAGCGAGTAATCAAAACGTGGGGATAGTTTGTTTCCCAGAGCTTAGCTTGACGGGATATTCTTGTGGAGATTTGTTTTTGCAGCATAATCTTATAGAGGAAACACAGAAAGTTTTGAAATATCTTTTGAACGAAACAAAGGCTTTGGAAACGATATTCATAGTTGGAGCTCCGGTTTTAGTGAATAGCAAACTGTATAACTGTGCTATTATTTGCGCAAAAGGGGAAGTCTTGGGTATAGTTCCGAAGAAACATCTTCCTAATTATTCTGAGTTTTATGAAAAGCGTTGGTTTCAGTCTTATGATTCTGACGAGAATACAAGTATATATTATTTAGGAAGTAAAGTCTTTTTTGGAAATCACTTATTATTTGGTAGTGTTGAGACTGAAAAACTTTTCGCAGTAGAGGTTTGTGAAGATCTTTGGGCTACTATTCCTCCAAGTTCTAATCATAGCTTGGCAGGAGCTAAGCTTATTTTTAACCTGTCGGCAAGTAACGAACTTGCAGGTAAGCAGCAATATACAAAGTCGCTTTTAGCACAACAGTCGTCTCGTTGCCTGTCGGCTTATGTGTATGCCAGTGCTGGTTTTGGAGAATCAACAACCGATACGGTGTTTGCTGGTAATGGGTATGTGTATGAAAATGGTAAACTTTTAGCAGAGAGTAAACGTTTTGAGATAGAGAGTCAGCTTGTTGTTAGTGAAATAGATTGGGACTTGATTGCTTCTGAAAGATTAAAAAATACATCATTTGCAACACAACCAATGTCATTTGTAGAGGTTGAAGGCAGACAGATAGTCTCTGTTTGTTTGAGTAATAAAACGGCAAAAGATAAATCTCTTATTCGTAAGATAAATCCCACTCCATTTATTCCTTCTGCTGATGATTACAAAGAGCGTTGCGAAGAGATATTCTCTATACAGGTAATGGGATTAGTGAAACGTATCAAACACATAAACTGTAAATCATTAATAATAGGAGTGTCGGGAGGCTTAGATTCTACTCTGGCTTTATTGGTTTGCGCTAAAGCTGTTGATAAACTGGGCTTGCCTCGAACTATGATTTGCGGAGTAACAATGCCGGGCTTTGGAACTTCTGATAGAACTTACTCGAATGCTATCGATCTTATGAAATCGTTAGGTATAAGTACTAAGGAGATTGATATTACTGCTGCTTGTATGCTGCACTTCAAAGATATAGAGCACGACCCTAATGTTCACGATGTAACTTACGAAAACACTCAAGCTCGGGAACGAACACAAATTCTTATGGATTTGTCGAACAAGCTTAATGGAATAGTTGTTGGTACGGGCGACTTATCAGAGCTTGCTTTAGGTTGGGCAACTTACAATGGCGATCATATTTCTATGTATGGGGTAAATGCTGGTGTGCCAAAAACATTAGTGCGTCACTTAGTGAAATGGATTGCAGACAATAGAGTTGATGAGGCAAGTCGAAATACTTTAAATGATATAATAGATACCCCTATAAGTCCTGAGTTGCTTCCTGTGAACAAAACAAAAGAGATAGCTCAAAAGACTGAAGATTTAGTTGGGCCTTATGAGTTGCACGACTTTTTCTTGTATTATATGCTACGCTATGGCTTTAAGCCCGAAAAAATATTCTTCTTGGCAAAACAAGCCTTTGAAGGTGTTTATACAGAAGAAGTAGTAAAGAAATGGATAAAAGTTTTTTATTCTCGTTTCTTTTCTCAACAATTCAAGCGCAATTGTATGCCTGATGGACCAAAGGTTGGCTCTGTTAATTTATCTCCAAGAGGTGATTGGCGTATGCCTTCAGATGCAAGTGTTTCTGATTGGTTGAATAAAATATCCTAA
- a CDS encoding hypothetical protein (product_source=Hypo-rule applied; pfam=PF01553; superfamily=69593) has translation MEKNAEFDDIRPFYDEEVPDVIKELLEDKDLKAVIEAKFPQGMWEQLTSVLRDVKTKKDFQHKIIRGGLFEVVHTTVDSIDCGGFENISKENSYIYISNHRDIVLDAALLACMLDTEGFDTMEIAIGDNLLLYPWIKNVVRLNKSFIVKRGINIRQMLEVSTHLSKYIHFAIKEKHESIWIAQREGRAKNSDDKTQESVLKMLAMGGDGDFINNIKELNIAPVSLSYQYDPCDYLKAREFQAKRDNPDYKKTQEEDLLNMGTGISGYKGNVHFQIGKPIASLLNKLDKSKPKNELIADVADIINKEIHRNYKLYPNNYVAYDQLWGGSAFTESYTDKDVESFNNYKQTQLAKIEIENKDIQFLEEKLLEMYAYPVKNYIKATQ, from the coding sequence ATGGAAAAGAATGCCGAATTTGATGACATACGCCCGTTTTACGACGAAGAGGTACCTGACGTTATTAAAGAACTTTTAGAGGATAAAGATCTTAAGGCTGTTATTGAAGCAAAATTCCCTCAGGGAATGTGGGAGCAACTTACTTCTGTGCTTCGTGACGTTAAAACAAAGAAAGACTTTCAACATAAAATTATACGAGGAGGGCTCTTCGAAGTTGTTCATACTACGGTAGATTCGATAGATTGTGGAGGCTTTGAAAATATATCTAAAGAGAATAGTTATATTTACATTTCTAATCATAGGGATATTGTGTTAGATGCGGCTCTTTTGGCTTGTATGTTAGATACCGAAGGTTTTGACACTATGGAAATAGCTATAGGAGATAATCTTTTGTTGTACCCTTGGATAAAAAATGTAGTAAGACTAAACAAGAGCTTTATAGTTAAAAGAGGTATTAATATCCGACAAATGTTAGAGGTGTCTACTCATTTGTCTAAATATATTCATTTTGCAATCAAAGAGAAACACGAATCTATTTGGATAGCGCAAAGAGAAGGTAGAGCGAAAAATTCTGACGATAAAACTCAAGAGAGTGTTTTGAAGATGTTGGCTATGGGTGGAGATGGAGATTTTATAAACAATATTAAAGAACTAAATATAGCTCCTGTGTCTTTGTCTTATCAGTACGACCCTTGTGATTATCTAAAGGCTCGTGAGTTTCAGGCAAAAAGAGATAATCCCGATTATAAAAAAACACAAGAGGAAGATCTTTTGAATATGGGAACGGGGATTTCTGGATATAAAGGAAATGTTCACTTTCAAATAGGTAAACCTATAGCGTCTTTGTTAAACAAACTTGATAAAAGTAAACCAAAGAATGAATTAATTGCAGATGTAGCAGATATAATCAATAAAGAAATTCATCGTAACTATAAATTGTATCCAAACAATTATGTTGCTTATGACCAACTTTGGGGTGGCTCAGCTTTTACAGAAAGTTATACTGATAAAGACGTTGAGTCTTTTAATAATTACAAACAAACGCAATTAGCTAAAATAGAGATAGAAAACAAAGACATACAATTCTTGGAAGAAAAACTTTTGGAGATGTATGCTTATCCAGTGAAAAACTATATTAAAGCAACACAGTAA